DNA from Stenotrophomonas bentonitica:
TGGGACGCCCCTTGCCGCTGGCCAGGGCCGGGTTGAGCCGGGCAATGCGGGCCGGATCCAGGGCGCGCTGTGCCGCCCATTGCTGCACGCTGGTGCCGGCCGGCAAGGTATGGCCCTTCAGCACCGGCACGGTGCGGTCCAGCGAGGCCATCACGCCGGGCGAGGTTTCAGCGTCTTCCAGCACGCAGGCCAGCGCGTGCAGCTTCTCGACATAGGCGTAGGTGATCGGCGACAGCCCCGGCAGCGCCTGCGGGCGCGCGTTCTGCGCGTTCATGCCGGCCTTGCGCAGCGACTGCAGCACGCGGTACTCGCCGGCGTTGTAGGCCATGGTGGCCAGGCGCCAGTCGCCGCCGAACATGCCGTGCAGGGTCTTGAGGTAGCGCACCGCGGCCTGGGTGGAATCGGCGGCCGAGAGGCGACCGTCATAGCCGCTGGTCATCTGCACGCGGTGGTTCTTCGCGGTGCTGGCGATGAACTGCCACAGCCCCGCCGGGCCGCTGCCATTGCGGGCATTGGGCCGGTAGCCGCTTTCCACGAACGGGATCAGTGCGAATTCGGTGGGCAGGTCGGCCTTGCGCAGTTCTTCGACCACGTAGCCGAACAACACCAGTGCATCGTCATCCTGGTTGGCCAGGCGCGACGGCGCGTGTGCGAACTGCTTCTGCCAGCGCGGGCTGGTGGCCTCGGCGTCGCAGGTCGGTTCGGCCAGGCCCTCGCGGAAACTGGCGAAGATATCCTGGCCGTTGCGGACGGAGGCCGGGGGCAGGGCAGCCGGATCCAGCGGCAGCTGCGAAAGCCCGGCCACGTTCTGCGACATTCCTGCACTCAACGACTGGGCGCCCGCGGTGCCGGCCAGGGCGATTGCCAGGCCGGCCGCGAGCGGCAACCATCGCCGACTCATGTTCGGAATCCGTCTTTCCAGCCCCGCAGACCCGCCAGGACATCGACTTCATCGGTAACGGGGCGGCCGAGGTGCTGGCTTACCGCAGCACGGACAGCATCGGTGTTGGTACGCAGGAACGGATTGCATTCCAGCTCGCTGGCCAGTGCAACGGGCAGCGTAGGGCGTTCATCGCGGCGCATGGCCAGGGCCTCCTCTTGGCGTCGCGCGAGCGCGGCGTTGGCGGGGTCGACATGCCGCGCGAAGACGGCATTTGTCACGGTGTACTCGTGTCCGCAGCACATCAACAGGTGCGGCGGCAGGGACGCCAGCTTCTTCAGCGATGCCAGAAGCTGGGGCGGCGTACCTTCGAACATGCGTCCACACCCCAGGCTGAACAGCGAATCGCCACTGAAAAGATGTTCAGCAGTGTGAAACGCGACATGCGAACGGGTGTGTCCGGGCACGGATACTACGTCGATCTCCAGCCCCAGTGCCTGAACGCGTTCACCCCCGGCGACCCGCCGGGTGGCCATCGGAATGCGCGGATCGTCCGGGGCCAGCACCGCAAGCCCGGGATACCGGGCCTGCAGCTCGGCCACCCCGGCGATGTGGTCGTCGTGGTGGTGGGTCAACAGAACGGTGTGCGGACGCCAGTTCTGCTGCGCTGCCGCAGCCAGTATCGGAGAGGCTTGGCCGGGGTCGACCACGATCGCGCGGCCGTCGTCGGCGACCAGCGCCCAGATGTAGTTGTCCGCGAATGCGGGTAGGGCAGTCAGTCGCATAGAATTGGACCATGCCCGCCGTGCCGAGCCTCCGTCAAGCTTCCGTCGCATCCTGGTTTGATACTGAACCGGCGCAGGTGCTGCGCGATCTGGAGCGGCAGGCGCTGGAGCCGGTGCTGGCCTCGCACCCGGTGACCCCGTGGCTGTGGATCGCGCCGACCCCGTCGTGGCAGGAGTCCGTAACCCTGCCGGGCCAGGGAATACGCCTGTACCGCACCGCGCGGGGCTACACCGGCGATGTCACCTGTGCGCTGCCCTTGCCGTTTCCCAGCGAAAGCGTCAACGCGATCGTGCTGCAGCACGTGACCGCGCGCGACGCAGAGCAGCTGATCGCCGAATGCGAGCGGGTGCTGATGCCGGGTGGCCGCCTGTGGCTGTCCACGCTCAACCCGTTCAGTCCGTTCCGCCGCCAGTGGCGCCACCACGGACTGGTGGTGCGCACCCCGCAACGGCTGCGGCACACCTTGGAGCAGGCCGGGCTGGCCTGCGACGCGCTGGACTGGCTGGGCCCGATGTGGCGCGACCAGGCACCGGGGCGGCGCAGCGTTGCCGCGCTGCGCGCGGCCTGCCTGTTCTCCGCCGAAAAACGCACCCTGGCCCTGCCGGGACCCAAGCCACTGCCGGTACGCCGCTGGCACGGTACCGTGGCGACCTGATCTGGAGTTGTATTGAAAACCATTGAAATCCACACCGACGGTTCCTGCCTGGGCAACCCCGGCCCGGGCGGCTGGGCCGCGTTGATGCGCTACAAGGGCCACGAGCGCGAGCTCAGCGGCGGCGAAGCGCATACCACCAACAACCGGATGGAACTGATGGCGGCCATTTCCGGCCTGGAAGCGCTGACCGAGCCGTGCGAGATCGTGCTGTTCACCGATTCCCAGTATGTGCGCCAGGGCCTGACCCAGTGGCTGCCGGGCTGGATCCGCAAGAACTGGAAGACCGCCGGCGGCGACCCGGTCAAGAACCGCGACCTGTGGGAGCGGCTGCACGCGGCCACGCAGAAGCACAGCATCGACTGGCGCTGGGTGAAGGGGCATTCCGGCGACCCGGACAACGAGCGGGTGGACACGCTGGCGCGTGACGCCGCGATCCGTATCCGCGCCGGCGGCCCGGTACACTGAGCGCATGCGTCAGATCATCCTCGACACCGAAACCACCGGCCTGGAATGGCGCAAGGGCAACCGCATCGTCGAAATCGGCTGTGTGGAACTGCTTGAGCGCCGCCCGAGCGGCAACAACTACCACCAATACCTCAAGCCCGACTGCGAGTTCGAACAGGGCGCGCAGGAAGTCACCGGCCTGACCCTGGAATTCCTGGCCGACAAGCCGGCGTTCGCGCAGGTCGCCGAGGAGTTCCTCGCCTACATCGACGGCGCCGAGCTGATCATCCACAACGCGGCGTTCGACCTGGGCTTCCTGGATTACGAGCTGTCGCTGCTGGGCGACCAGTACGGGAAGATCACCGACCGCTGCACGGTCATCGATACCCTCAAGATGGCGCGCGAGCGCTATCCCGGCCAGCGCAATTCGCTGGACGCCCTGTGCAAGCGGCTGGGCGTGGACAACGCGCACCGCCAGCTGCATGGCGGCCTGCTCGATGCCCAGATCCTGGGCGATGTGTACATCGCGCTGACTTCGGGCCAGGAGGAAATCGGCTTCGGTGCGGCCGACGACATCCGTCCCGGCAGCGCACAGGCGCAGACCTTCGATACCAGCCGCCTGCTGCCACGCCCGCGCGTGGTCGCCACCGCCTCGGAGCTGGAAGCGCACGACGCGCGCCTGGCCAAGCTGCGCAAGAAGGCCGGCCACGCGATCTGGGACGGCCCGAAGGTCGAAGAAGCCGTAGCGTGATTCCGTAGTGCCGGCCGCCGGCCGGCAACCACGTAATTCAATGGCAACGAACCAGAATCGCCGTGATGTTGTCCGACCCACCGCCATCCAGCGCGGCCGCCACCAGCGTGTCCACGCATTCCTGCGCACTGGCGTCGTCGTAGGCCAGGGTGCGGGCGATGTCCTTGTCCTCGACCTCTTCGGTCAGCCCGTCGCTGCACAGCAGCAGCTGCATGCCCGGGCGTAGTTCGCCGGTGGTCGTGGCTACGTTCAGGTGCGCCGGATCGGTTACCCCCAGCGCCTGGGTCACCACGTTGCGGTGCGGGTGGGCGCGGGCCTGTTCAGCGGTCAGGTTGCCCTGGGCGACCATTTCCTGGACCACGCTGTGGTCCTGGCTGAGCTGGGCCAGGCTGCCGTCGCGCCACAGGTAGGCGCGGCTGTCGCCGACCCAGGCCACTTCATAGCGGTTGCCCTGCACGCGCGCGGCCACCACCGTGGTGCCCATCGGCAGGCTGTCGTTGCGGCGGCGCGAGGTGCGGATGATTTCCTCGTCGGCCACCCGGATCGCGTGCGCCAGCGTGGCGCCCTGGCGGATCTCGCGCACGATGGTCTCGCGCGCCAGCGCGCTGGCCACCTCGCCGCAGGCGTGCCCGCCCATGCCGTCGGCCACCAGCCACAGTGCCAGTTCGCCGTCCCCGTAATAGGTGTCCTCATTGAGGTCACGGCGCAGGCCAGGGTGGGTCAGGTGTCCGAATTCGATCATGGTCGCGCGCAGGCCAGGGAGTGTATTGCTGAGGGATAACGGCATGATCGCGGCCCTGCGGACATCCGGCAAGGCATCGATACAGAAGAAATTCATCGGCAACGGCGGAATGGCTTGCCGTCGGCGCGTCCTCACCGTATTATTCGCTCCCCGGTTCGCCGGGGACCATCTGGAGAGGTGGCAGAGCGGTTGAATGTACCTGACTCGAAATCAGGCAGGCGTTTATAGCGCCTCGGGGGTTCGAATCCCCCCCTCTCCGCCAGATTCGCAAAAAAGGCCACCCATTGGGTGGCCTTTTTTGCGTCTCTGACGGAGAGGGGGGGATTGCAACGGCGCGTTGCGCCGTTGCCCCCGCACGCTTCCTCTCCCCGCCCCTGTCGGGGCAGCCCCTCAACAGAGGGGCTTTTTCATTTGGGTGGGTGCGCGGGTGCACATCTTTGCTGATGCGCTTTGCTGCGATGGGGTAGAGCCACGCCCTGCGTGGCTGGTTTGCCCGGTAGACTCATTG
Protein-coding regions in this window:
- a CDS encoding methyltransferase domain-containing protein translates to MPAVPSLRQASVASWFDTEPAQVLRDLERQALEPVLASHPVTPWLWIAPTPSWQESVTLPGQGIRLYRTARGYTGDVTCALPLPFPSESVNAIVLQHVTARDAEQLIAECERVLMPGGRLWLSTLNPFSPFRRQWRHHGLVVRTPQRLRHTLEQAGLACDALDWLGPMWRDQAPGRRSVAALRAACLFSAEKRTLALPGPKPLPVRRWHGTVAT
- the gloB gene encoding hydroxyacylglutathione hydrolase, whose translation is MRLTALPAFADNYIWALVADDGRAIVVDPGQASPILAAAAQQNWRPHTVLLTHHHDDHIAGVAELQARYPGLAVLAPDDPRIPMATRRVAGGERVQALGLEIDVVSVPGHTRSHVAFHTAEHLFSGDSLFSLGCGRMFEGTPPQLLASLKKLASLPPHLLMCCGHEYTVTNAVFARHVDPANAALARRQEEALAMRRDERPTLPVALASELECNPFLRTNTDAVRAAVSQHLGRPVTDEVDVLAGLRGWKDGFRT
- the dnaQ gene encoding DNA polymerase III subunit epsilon produces the protein MRQIILDTETTGLEWRKGNRIVEIGCVELLERRPSGNNYHQYLKPDCEFEQGAQEVTGLTLEFLADKPAFAQVAEEFLAYIDGAELIIHNAAFDLGFLDYELSLLGDQYGKITDRCTVIDTLKMARERYPGQRNSLDALCKRLGVDNAHRQLHGGLLDAQILGDVYIALTSGQEEIGFGAADDIRPGSAQAQTFDTSRLLPRPRVVATASELEAHDARLAKLRKKAGHAIWDGPKVEEAVA
- the rnhA gene encoding ribonuclease HI — its product is MKTIEIHTDGSCLGNPGPGGWAALMRYKGHERELSGGEAHTTNNRMELMAAISGLEALTEPCEIVLFTDSQYVRQGLTQWLPGWIRKNWKTAGGDPVKNRDLWERLHAATQKHSIDWRWVKGHSGDPDNERVDTLARDAAIRIRAGGPVH
- a CDS encoding PP2C family protein-serine/threonine phosphatase; translated protein: MIEFGHLTHPGLRRDLNEDTYYGDGELALWLVADGMGGHACGEVASALARETIVREIRQGATLAHAIRVADEEIIRTSRRRNDSLPMGTTVVAARVQGNRYEVAWVGDSRAYLWRDGSLAQLSQDHSVVQEMVAQGNLTAEQARAHPHRNVVTQALGVTDPAHLNVATTTGELRPGMQLLLCSDGLTEEVEDKDIARTLAYDDASAQECVDTLVAAALDGGGSDNITAILVRCH
- a CDS encoding lytic transglycosylase domain-containing protein, which translates into the protein MSRRWLPLAAGLAIALAGTAGAQSLSAGMSQNVAGLSQLPLDPAALPPASVRNGQDIFASFREGLAEPTCDAEATSPRWQKQFAHAPSRLANQDDDALVLFGYVVEELRKADLPTEFALIPFVESGYRPNARNGSGPAGLWQFIASTAKNHRVQMTSGYDGRLSAADSTQAAVRYLKTLHGMFGGDWRLATMAYNAGEYRVLQSLRKAGMNAQNARPQALPGLSPITYAYVEKLHALACVLEDAETSPGVMASLDRTVPVLKGHTLPAGTSVQQWAAQRALDPARIARLNPALASGKGRPSGQVTVLAPATHAPADTSVMVAQVEAPVADTVSPGTDAVAASRTVASADRPRARRHTVRNGESAWTIAKRYGMPLKALLSLNNLSGSSVLKPGAVLRVED